From Flavobacterium arcticum, the proteins below share one genomic window:
- the gldJ gene encoding gliding motility lipoprotein GldJ: MRINKNTALKLFMAVAVTVGFTGCSKKGSGGSGNTSSATGWKINDKKGGFQHNSNYKQQETAPGLVEVEGGTFTMGRVSDDVMHDWNNTPTQQHVQSFYMDETEVTNVMYMEYLDWLKRVYPPSEENYKNIYVGALPDTLVWRSALGYNETMTNNYLRHPAYGDYPVVGVNWIQAVEFSKWRTDRVNESVLEREGYLKRDAKVLDVTAESTFSTEAYLESPSKSYGGNEEIVYKGQRNRLAGNEEAKNVYAQRTSGLILPEYRLPTEAEWEYAAIALVGNREYNLYRGNKKYPWRGQYTRNGKRQTKGDQLANFKQGKGDYGGIAGWSDDNADITAPVKSYPPNDFGLYDMAGNVAEWVADVYRPIVDDEGNDFNYYRGNVYMKNKIGDDGRAEIVTAETIEYDTLSNGRIQYRNLPGQIAQEKITADDVFLRQNYTRSDNRNYRDGDVQSSRYFSYDANEEDGLDDNKKMYDSPKHYVGADSIGNMEREWDDSSTRTTLVNDNVRVFKGGSWRDRAYWLDPSQRRYFPQDMATDYIGFRCAMSKVGPKSSRKTARN; the protein is encoded by the coding sequence ATGAGAATTAACAAGAACACTGCTTTAAAATTGTTTATGGCTGTAGCCGTAACAGTTGGTTTTACTGGTTGTAGTAAAAAAGGATCTGGCGGTAGCGGGAACACTTCTTCTGCTACAGGTTGGAAAATCAATGATAAGAAAGGTGGATTCCAGCACAACTCTAATTACAAGCAGCAGGAAACTGCCCCAGGATTGGTCGAAGTTGAAGGAGGAACATTTACGATGGGTAGGGTATCTGATGATGTTATGCACGATTGGAACAACACCCCAACCCAACAACACGTACAATCTTTCTACATGGATGAAACTGAGGTAACCAATGTAATGTACATGGAATACCTTGACTGGTTAAAAAGAGTATACCCTCCGAGTGAAGAAAACTATAAAAACATTTATGTTGGAGCTTTGCCTGATACATTAGTATGGAGAAGTGCACTTGGCTACAACGAAACAATGACTAACAACTACCTAAGACACCCTGCTTATGGTGATTATCCTGTAGTAGGTGTTAACTGGATACAGGCTGTAGAGTTTAGTAAATGGAGAACAGACCGTGTAAACGAATCGGTACTTGAAAGAGAAGGATATCTTAAAAGAGATGCCAAAGTACTTGATGTTACTGCTGAAAGTACATTTAGCACAGAAGCTTACCTTGAAAGTCCAAGTAAAAGTTATGGCGGTAATGAAGAAATCGTTTACAAAGGTCAAAGAAATAGACTAGCAGGAAACGAAGAAGCTAAAAACGTTTATGCACAAAGAACTTCTGGTTTAATTTTACCAGAATACAGACTTCCTACTGAGGCAGAATGGGAGTATGCAGCGATTGCCCTTGTAGGTAACCGTGAGTATAACTTATACAGAGGTAATAAAAAATACCCTTGGAGAGGTCAGTATACCCGTAATGGTAAAAGACAAACCAAAGGTGACCAACTTGCCAACTTTAAACAAGGTAAAGGTGATTACGGTGGAATTGCTGGATGGAGTGATGACAATGCAGATATTACTGCACCTGTTAAAAGTTACCCACCAAACGACTTTGGTCTTTATGACATGGCTGGTAACGTAGCAGAATGGGTTGCCGATGTATATCGCCCAATAGTAGATGATGAAGGTAACGACTTCAACTACTACAGAGGTAACGTATACATGAAAAACAAAATTGGCGACGACGGAAGAGCCGAAATTGTAACTGCCGAAACTATAGAATATGACACGCTAAGTAACGGACGTATACAATACAGAAACCTACCAGGTCAAATTGCTCAAGAGAAAATCACAGCTGATGATGTTTTCTTAAGACAAAACTATACTAGAAGTGATAACAGAAACTATAGAGATGGTGATGTACAATCATCTAGATACTTTAGTTATGATGCAAATGAGGAAGACGGACTTGATGATAACAAAAAAATGTATGACTCTCCTAAGCATTATGTAGGCGCTGATAGTATTGGCAACATGGAGCGTGAATGGGACGATTCATCTACTAGAACTACACTTGTAAATGATAATGTAAGAGTATTTAAAGGTGGTTCATGGAGAGATAGAGCTTACTGGTTAGATCCTTCACAAAGAAGATATTTCCCACAAGATATGGCTACAGATTACATTGGATTTAGATGTGCAATGTCTAAAGTAGGACCAAAATCTAGCAGAAAAACAGCTAGAAATTAA
- a CDS encoding UDP-N-acetylmuramoyl-tripeptide--D-alanyl-D-alanine ligase: protein MDIAQLYSYFNQCTSVATDTRKIEPDTLFIALKGDNFNANTFAEEALVKGAKYAVVDDPEYKTNERILLVENSLTALQELANFHRKTLGLPVIALTGSNGKTTTKELINTVLSAKYNTRATVGNLNNHIGVPLTILSFTKETEIGIVEMGANHQKEIEFLCSIAEPNFGYITNFGKAHLEGFGGYEGVIKGKSELYTYLKNNTKTAFVNLDDTIQKEKTATISRYTFAINNPNGDVNIKAVTATPMVKVVYNSQEIQTNLIGSYNAPNISAAIAIGSYFKVSDSKIKKALEGYTPNNNRSQLIDKNSNKIILDAYNANPSSMSAAINNFLQLEGKNKTAVLGDMFELGIESMEEHKKIINLLANVDTVAIYFVGKAFFANKIEKENIHFFESFDTFSKKFANKNIQNNTLLIKGSRGMALERVLEVL, encoded by the coding sequence ATGGATATAGCACAACTCTACAGTTATTTCAATCAATGTACCTCTGTCGCTACAGACACTCGTAAAATTGAACCTGACACCTTGTTTATCGCTCTTAAAGGAGATAATTTTAATGCTAATACTTTTGCAGAAGAAGCTTTAGTAAAAGGAGCAAAATATGCCGTAGTTGATGACCCTGAATATAAAACTAACGAAAGAATACTACTTGTAGAGAACTCTCTTACCGCATTACAAGAGCTAGCTAATTTTCACAGAAAAACCCTAGGACTACCCGTTATTGCACTAACAGGTAGTAACGGAAAAACAACCACTAAAGAGCTTATCAACACTGTACTTTCGGCAAAGTATAACACTAGAGCAACCGTAGGAAACCTCAACAATCATATTGGTGTACCACTCACAATACTCTCTTTCACCAAAGAAACCGAGATAGGTATTGTAGAAATGGGAGCTAACCATCAAAAAGAAATAGAATTCCTTTGCTCTATAGCCGAACCAAATTTCGGGTATATCACTAATTTTGGGAAGGCACATCTTGAAGGTTTTGGCGGATATGAAGGTGTAATAAAAGGTAAAAGCGAACTCTATACTTACCTTAAAAATAATACAAAAACTGCATTTGTAAATCTTGATGATACAATTCAGAAAGAGAAAACAGCAACTATTTCTCGATATACATTTGCTATAAATAACCCCAACGGGGACGTTAATATTAAAGCCGTAACAGCAACCCCTATGGTAAAAGTTGTATACAACTCTCAAGAGATACAAACTAACCTTATAGGCAGCTATAATGCACCAAATATAAGCGCAGCAATTGCTATAGGCTCTTATTTTAAAGTTAGCGATTCAAAAATAAAAAAGGCTCTTGAAGGTTATACACCAAACAATAATAGATCCCAATTAATTGACAAAAACAGCAATAAAATAATCCTCGATGCCTATAACGCGAACCCAAGCAGTATGAGCGCTGCTATAAACAATTTTTTACAGCTTGAAGGCAAGAACAAAACTGCTGTACTTGGCGACATGTTCGAGCTTGGCATCGAAAGCATGGAAGAGCATAAAAAAATAATTAATTTGCTAGCAAATGTAGATACTGTAGCCATTTACTTTGTAGGTAAAGCCTTTTTTGCCAATAAAATTGAAAAAGAAAACATACACTTTTTTGAAAGCTTTGACACCTTCAGTAAGAAGTTCGCAAACAAAAATATCCAAAACAACACTCTCCTTATAAAAGGATCTCGAGGCATGGCACTAGAAAGAGTTTTAGAAGTTTTATAG
- a CDS encoding DUF6642 family protein, producing the protein MDYDKFIFCLEAVNDVEKESATDVLEHLEQLAFQQHIDSIYKTCDTIEGLEESLNALLYDDHNFKNYEIIYLIMQGEENNICLNGYYYSLEEIAELFDGKMRGKVIHFANAKILDLTEDEAQYFLDITGARAISGYGEAAYHKVTSTALDKLFFSLCQDEDDVIEIVEELHQKQYALCKLLDFRLYY; encoded by the coding sequence ATGGATTATGACAAATTTATTTTCTGCCTCGAAGCTGTAAATGATGTAGAGAAAGAAAGTGCAACTGATGTGCTAGAACATTTAGAACAATTAGCTTTTCAGCAGCATATTGATAGTATTTATAAAACATGCGATACTATAGAGGGGCTAGAAGAAAGCTTGAATGCATTGCTCTATGATGATCATAATTTTAAGAATTATGAAATTATCTATTTAATAATGCAAGGTGAGGAAAATAATATTTGTCTTAATGGGTATTATTATAGTTTAGAAGAAATTGCTGAGCTATTTGATGGTAAAATGCGTGGTAAAGTTATACATTTTGCTAATGCTAAAATATTAGATTTGACGGAGGACGAAGCGCAATATTTTTTAGATATAACAGGAGCACGCGCTATTTCGGGTTATGGCGAAGCAGCATATCATAAAGTAACGAGTACTGCTCTAGATAAACTTTTCTTTAGCTTGTGTCAGGATGAAGATGATGTAATAGAAATTGTAGAGGAGTTACACCAAAAACAATATGCGTTATGCAAATTGCTTGATTTTAGGTTGTACTATTAA
- a CDS encoding bifunctional folylpolyglutamate synthase/dihydrofolate synthase → MNYKETTAWMFNKLPMYQQQGAFAYKKDLTNTLLLADHLGNPERKIKTIHIAGTNGKGSVSNMLASVLQEAGYKTGLYTSPHLKDFRERIKINGQDIPEEYVCRFIDENKPFFEAQQLSFFEMTVGLAFDYFVKEEVDIAVIETGMGGRLDSTNIIKPLVSVITNIGLDHTQFLGTTEVAIAGEKAGIVKEDISVVIGEYTNDTKPVFEKVAHTNNAPIYFVQDEIHELYPSDLLGSYQEQNQKTVLQTLTVLQKHLEISEQAIKEGLLNVVANTGFMGRWQQVHTNPVAICDTAHNKHGLTLVMQQVQRQQFDVLRIVFGVVNDKDLAEILPLLPKKAQYYFCKPNVPRGLTAEELQAEAHLFGLEGRVYHSVTNAYDAALSDSAATDFIYVGGSTFVVAEIL, encoded by the coding sequence ATGAACTATAAAGAAACTACAGCATGGATGTTTAATAAACTCCCCATGTACCAGCAACAAGGCGCTTTTGCTTATAAAAAAGATCTTACTAATACGCTATTGTTGGCAGATCATTTAGGCAACCCAGAACGCAAAATAAAAACTATTCATATAGCAGGGACTAATGGTAAAGGCTCTGTGTCAAATATGCTTGCATCGGTATTACAAGAAGCAGGCTACAAAACAGGATTATACACCTCGCCCCATTTAAAAGATTTTAGAGAACGCATCAAGATAAATGGGCAAGATATACCTGAAGAGTATGTATGTCGCTTTATAGACGAAAATAAACCTTTTTTTGAGGCGCAACAGTTAAGTTTTTTTGAGATGACCGTTGGACTTGCTTTTGACTATTTTGTGAAAGAGGAGGTAGATATTGCGGTTATAGAAACAGGAATGGGAGGTAGGCTCGACTCTACCAATATTATTAAGCCATTAGTGTCGGTAATAACTAATATAGGGTTAGATCATACCCAGTTTTTAGGTACTACAGAGGTGGCTATAGCTGGGGAGAAAGCAGGTATTGTTAAAGAGGATATTTCAGTAGTTATAGGCGAATATACAAATGATACTAAACCTGTTTTTGAAAAAGTGGCTCATACAAACAATGCACCTATTTATTTTGTACAAGATGAGATTCATGAGTTGTACCCTTCCGATTTATTAGGTAGTTATCAGGAGCAAAACCAAAAAACAGTTTTACAAACTCTTACTGTATTACAAAAGCATTTAGAAATTTCAGAACAAGCTATTAAAGAAGGATTGCTTAATGTTGTTGCTAATACTGGTTTCATGGGTAGATGGCAACAGGTGCACACTAATCCAGTAGCTATTTGCGATACTGCACATAATAAACATGGGTTAACGTTAGTAATGCAACAAGTACAACGGCAGCAATTTGATGTTTTAAGAATTGTTTTTGGGGTAGTAAATGATAAAGACTTAGCAGAGATATTACCACTATTGCCTAAAAAAGCGCAGTATTATTTTTGTAAGCCTAATGTGCCAAGAGGTCTCACTGCCGAAGAACTACAAGCCGAAGCACACCTTTTTGGGTTAGAAGGAAGAGTATATCATTCTGTAACAAATGCTTATGATGCTGCGTTGTCTGATTCGGCTGCGACTGATTTTATTTATGTGGGTGGAAGTACGTTTGTAGTAGCAGAAATTTTATAA
- a CDS encoding Glu/Leu/Phe/Val dehydrogenase dimerization domain-containing protein codes for MKDLLNKFENKEPEIVFNWKDSETEAEGWTVINSLRGGAAGGGTRMRKGLDMNEVLSLAKTMEVKFSVSGPAIGGAKSGINFDPADPRKKGVLQRWYKAVSPLLKSYYGTGGDLNVDEIHEVIPMTEECGVWHPQEGVFNGHFKPTEADKINRIGQLRQGVVKVIENPTFSPDVDKKYTIADMITGYGVAEAVRHFYTIYGGDVKGKKAIVQGFGNVGSAAAFYLAEMGAKVVGIIDRDGGVMNKDGFTFEEIRTLFLNKDGNKLVAENMIPFETINKEIWNIGADIFVPCAASRLVTKDQIDNMIASGLEVISCGANVPFADKEIFFGSIMEATDSKVSLIPDFISNCGMARVFAYFMEKKVSMTDEAVFKDTSETIQRAIQNVHAQNSSKTNISHTAFEIALKQLV; via the coding sequence ATGAAAGATTTATTAAACAAATTCGAAAATAAAGAACCTGAAATAGTATTTAACTGGAAAGACAGCGAAACCGAAGCTGAAGGCTGGACAGTAATAAACTCTCTTCGTGGTGGTGCAGCCGGTGGCGGTACTCGTATGCGAAAAGGTCTTGATATGAATGAGGTACTTTCGCTTGCTAAAACTATGGAGGTAAAGTTTAGTGTTTCTGGTCCTGCAATAGGTGGTGCTAAATCAGGAATAAACTTTGACCCTGCCGACCCTCGTAAAAAAGGGGTGTTACAACGTTGGTATAAAGCTGTTTCTCCATTGTTAAAAAGTTATTATGGAACAGGAGGCGACCTTAATGTAGATGAAATACACGAGGTTATCCCGATGACAGAAGAGTGTGGTGTGTGGCACCCACAAGAAGGTGTTTTTAACGGACACTTTAAGCCTACCGAAGCTGATAAAATAAATAGAATAGGTCAATTACGTCAAGGAGTTGTTAAGGTTATAGAAAACCCAACTTTTTCTCCAGATGTTGATAAAAAATATACCATTGCCGATATGATTACAGGTTATGGTGTTGCAGAGGCGGTTCGTCATTTCTATACTATATATGGAGGTGATGTAAAAGGTAAAAAAGCTATTGTACAGGGCTTTGGTAACGTAGGTTCGGCAGCGGCATTCTATCTTGCAGAGATGGGGGCAAAAGTTGTAGGTATTATAGACCGCGATGGTGGTGTAATGAATAAAGACGGTTTTACATTTGAAGAAATAAGAACTCTTTTCCTTAATAAAGATGGTAACAAGTTAGTTGCCGAAAATATGATTCCGTTTGAAACGATAAACAAAGAAATTTGGAATATTGGAGCAGACATATTTGTACCATGTGCAGCATCAAGACTGGTAACTAAAGATCAAATTGATAATATGATTGCTTCAGGACTTGAAGTAATATCTTGTGGTGCTAATGTGCCTTTTGCAGATAAAGAAATCTTCTTTGGTTCTATTATGGAAGCTACAGATAGTAAAGTGAGTTTAATTCCTGACTTTATTTCAAACTGTGGTATGGCACGAGTATTTGCTTACTTTATGGAGAAAAAAGTAAGTATGACAGATGAAGCTGTATTTAAAGATACGTCTGAAACGATACAAAGAGCAATACAAAATGTACATGCACAAAATAGTTCTAAAACTAATATAAGTCATACGGCTTTTGAAATTGCATTAAAACAACTAGTGTAA
- a CDS encoding tetratricopeptide repeat-containing sensor histidine kinase, whose protein sequence is MNILREIVLVFSLLFLVTSCNSPNDRMLSKTKAGEYLDKSDDAILGSDERQKYVDSAYSKLQSSNLNDSVARYLYTRTIAAYYNLDLYDKSLSVSKDVLRMATEANDTLGMANTMYRIGYTYYTKANNDTAFYYYDQAEKLYLNLNEPGTLGEIILYKAYIYYSIGEYLLCEVEAVKALELLKKDNKTVHIYNCHNLIAAALEEQSDTEEALRYYNDALKYLDNFKNEGYSDASIELYKASCYNNMGGVYVEEKNYKKAISIYNDALKINDLKNRTTSLYAKLLNNLAYAKFKAGDDFMLPELFYESLHIRDSINNQSGIVASNIHLGEYFASKQDTVQALKYLNAAYSTAKDIKSHFDILNSLKLLAELDKDQSLYYSNRYITVNDSLQTKARANREKYARIEYETNKLQDEKEALVKKNSFIIGVSAIVLLFVAAIFIIYYLNSKNKELLLVQEQQKANEEVYHLMNEQQTKIDIARKDEKNRIAMELHDGILNNIYAVRLNLEFINKKSDDESILKRKEFIKELQTVETEIRAVSHDLNKNAMLQQEKSFESILEYMISSQKNSFNTIFEPEIARNIDWDSLSNILKVNIYRVIQEALQNINKYSKADYAKVTVNKDRDNIVIIVTDNGVGFDTQSTKGGIGLKNLNKRALALNGNIEITSQPGDGSIIKVTFPI, encoded by the coding sequence TTGAATATACTTCGTGAAATAGTCCTTGTTTTTAGTCTACTGTTTTTAGTTACATCTTGTAATTCGCCGAATGATAGGATGTTGTCTAAAACCAAGGCGGGTGAATACCTTGATAAGTCTGATGATGCTATATTAGGATCTGATGAGCGTCAGAAATATGTTGACTCTGCATACTCTAAGCTACAGTCGAGTAATCTAAACGATTCTGTTGCTCGATATCTATATACTCGAACAATAGCAGCTTACTATAACTTAGATTTATATGATAAATCACTTTCGGTAAGTAAAGATGTGCTTAGGATGGCAACAGAAGCAAATGATACTTTGGGTATGGCAAATACTATGTATAGAATAGGATATACATACTATACTAAAGCCAATAATGATACTGCTTTTTATTATTATGATCAGGCCGAAAAACTCTATTTAAATCTTAATGAGCCAGGAACACTAGGAGAAATTATTTTATATAAAGCTTATATTTATTATAGTATTGGCGAGTATCTCTTATGCGAAGTAGAGGCTGTTAAAGCATTAGAATTGCTTAAAAAAGATAATAAAACAGTACATATATATAATTGTCATAACCTTATTGCGGCAGCCCTAGAAGAACAGAGTGATACAGAAGAAGCTTTAAGGTATTATAATGATGCTTTAAAATATCTTGATAATTTTAAAAATGAAGGCTATTCAGATGCTAGTATTGAGTTATATAAAGCTTCATGTTATAACAATATGGGAGGGGTCTATGTTGAAGAGAAGAATTATAAAAAGGCCATAAGTATTTATAATGATGCTTTAAAAATTAATGATTTAAAAAACAGAACAACCTCCTTGTATGCCAAGCTTTTAAATAACTTGGCTTATGCTAAGTTTAAAGCAGGTGACGATTTTATGCTTCCTGAGTTGTTTTATGAATCATTACATATTAGAGATAGTATTAACAATCAGTCTGGAATAGTAGCAAGTAATATTCATCTCGGTGAATATTTTGCTTCAAAACAAGATACTGTACAGGCTTTAAAGTATCTTAATGCTGCCTATAGTACTGCTAAAGATATTAAAAGTCATTTTGATATACTTAACAGCTTAAAGCTACTTGCGGAGCTGGATAAAGATCAGAGTCTTTATTATTCTAATCGATATATTACTGTAAATGATAGTTTACAAACTAAGGCTCGTGCTAATAGGGAAAAATATGCTAGGATAGAATATGAAACAAACAAGCTCCAAGATGAAAAAGAAGCCCTAGTTAAAAAGAATAGTTTTATAATAGGGGTATCTGCTATAGTATTATTATTTGTAGCTGCTATTTTTATCATTTACTATCTAAATTCTAAAAACAAAGAATTATTACTTGTACAAGAACAACAAAAAGCAAATGAAGAGGTCTATCATTTAATGAATGAGCAGCAAACTAAAATAGATATTGCTCGTAAAGATGAAAAGAACAGGATAGCTATGGAGTTGCATGATGGTATACTTAATAATATTTATGCAGTACGACTTAATTTAGAATTCATCAATAAAAAATCTGATGATGAGTCTATATTGAAGAGAAAAGAGTTTATAAAAGAGCTGCAAACTGTAGAAACAGAGATACGAGCAGTATCGCATGATCTTAATAAAAATGCTATGTTGCAGCAAGAGAAGAGTTTTGAGAGTATACTAGAGTATATGATATCTAGTCAAAAAAACTCATTTAATACTATATTTGAGCCAGAAATAGCCAGAAATATAGATTGGGATTCGTTATCTAATATACTTAAAGTTAATATATATAGGGTTATACAAGAGGCGCTTCAAAACATAAATAAGTACTCTAAAGCTGATTATGCAAAAGTAACTGTAAATAAAGACAGAGATAATATAGTTATTATAGTAACTGATAACGGTGTTGGGTTTGACACACAATCTACAAAGGGAGGTATAGGTCTTAAAAATCTTAATAAACGTGCATTAGCATTGAATGGTAATATAGAAATTACCTCACAGCCTGGTGATGGGTCAATAATTAAAGTTACATTTCCTATCTAA
- a CDS encoding LytR/AlgR family response regulator transcription factor has translation MQYSYLIIDDNDNNVKEILSSFEGFPEYYCAGIATNKDEAINKILELEPQIVFIEVASKKRGSKLSLSIISDLYQFLDILPYFVVLTSTPKYAFDAIKAGVSDYLLKPLSTMELRKTLLKFQKTNPVIANNTICIRSYGDYQFISLHDIVYLKADNNTTDFYLQNGRKLTAYKTLKHYEANLPLFFFRIHNSYIVNSNYISRINTGKSLCYLNHSDVSISFSKTFKENVDAIIKKIAPEYL, from the coding sequence ATGCAATATTCGTACCTAATTATAGATGATAATGACAATAATGTAAAGGAAATTTTATCTTCATTCGAAGGTTTCCCTGAATATTACTGTGCAGGTATAGCAACTAATAAAGATGAAGCTATAAATAAAATATTAGAACTTGAACCTCAAATTGTTTTTATAGAAGTAGCTTCAAAAAAAAGAGGTAGTAAATTATCTTTATCTATTATAAGCGACTTATATCAATTTTTAGATATATTGCCTTATTTTGTGGTACTTACTAGTACCCCAAAATATGCTTTTGATGCTATAAAAGCTGGAGTTTCAGATTATTTATTGAAGCCACTTAGCACAATGGAGTTGCGAAAAACATTATTGAAGTTCCAGAAAACAAATCCTGTAATAGCCAATAATACAATTTGTATACGCTCTTATGGTGATTATCAATTTATTTCATTGCATGATATTGTTTATTTAAAAGCAGATAATAATACTACCGATTTCTATTTGCAAAATGGGAGGAAACTTACTGCTTATAAAACATTAAAACATTATGAAGCAAACTTACCTTTATTCTTTTTCCGTATTCATAATAGTTATATTGTAAACAGTAATTACATTTCGCGTATTAATACAGGAAAATCATTATGCTACCTAAATCATAGTGATGTTTCTATATCGTTTTCCAAAACCTTTAAGGAAAATGTTGATGCTATAATAAAAAAAATAGCACCTGAATATTTGTAA
- a CDS encoding response regulator: MIKDLNILIVDDHPMTVNGYANVLSEEKFEGYNLVFTKALNCEDAYKLIVESANKNSPFDIAYLDLSLPPYPDKNIFSGFDLGMLIKNTIPECTIIILTMHSEATLVDRLIKEINPKGILCKSDIDIDEFLNAFKVIFENNETYFSNKIVKSIKDQVFDNYNLDNYDKQILMRLSEGILTKNIPNYVPLSLSTIEKRKARMKNMLLQGKSGDDYELIEAIKKMGVL, encoded by the coding sequence ATGATAAAAGATTTAAATATTTTAATCGTTGATGATCACCCTATGACGGTTAACGGATATGCAAATGTGCTATCTGAAGAAAAGTTTGAAGGGTATAATTTAGTTTTCACAAAAGCATTGAATTGTGAAGACGCATATAAACTTATAGTAGAATCTGCAAACAAAAATAGTCCTTTTGATATTGCATATTTAGATTTGAGTTTACCACCATATCCTGATAAAAATATATTTTCAGGGTTCGACTTGGGTATGCTCATTAAAAACACAATTCCTGAGTGTACCATTATAATACTTACTATGCATAGTGAAGCTACGCTAGTAGATAGGCTTATTAAAGAAATAAACCCAAAGGGTATATTATGTAAAAGCGACATTGATATTGATGAGTTTCTTAATGCTTTTAAAGTTATTTTTGAAAACAATGAAACTTACTTTAGTAATAAAATTGTAAAATCAATAAAAGATCAAGTTTTTGATAATTACAACCTTGACAATTATGATAAGCAAATACTCATGCGCCTCTCTGAAGGGATACTTACCAAAAACATACCCAACTATGTGCCATTATCATTAAGTACTATAGAGAAAAGAAAAGCGCGCATGAAAAACATGTTATTACAAGGAAAAAGTGGTGATGATTATGAACTTATAGAAGCCATTAAGAAAATGGGCGTATTGTAG
- a CDS encoding anhydro-N-acetylmuramic acid kinase codes for MNKQNYNVLGIMSGTSLDGVDLAHISLIKEGAQWSYVIHESQTVPYSSAWVRRLQVAIDFDTDALKMLNQDYTVLLTGVINDFITKNNINNLDAVCSHGHTILHQPKNGVTLQIGNLPFIANMVRNTVIYDFRVQDVAMGGQGAPLVPIGDRLLFSEYDFCLNLGGFSNISFEEDDDRVAYDICPVNIVLNYYAGILGYAYDDGGAIAATGRVVPELLELLNNLDYYKMPYPKSLGFEYVKEVVLPIMEHSNGAIKDKLCTFATHSAAQIAKAILNKKANGSLLVTGGGAYNDFLINKLKYFLPSTTITIPDDKTIQYKEALVFALLGVLKLRNEVNVLCSVTGAKSNHSSGIVIQPTIRPFS; via the coding sequence ATGAATAAGCAAAACTATAACGTTTTAGGGATTATGTCGGGTACATCACTCGACGGAGTCGATTTGGCGCATATTTCTTTGATCAAAGAAGGGGCACAATGGAGTTATGTAATACACGAATCGCAAACTGTTCCCTACAGCTCAGCATGGGTAAGGAGGTTGCAAGTAGCAATAGATTTTGATACTGATGCTTTGAAAATGCTTAATCAAGATTATACTGTTCTACTTACAGGAGTTATAAATGATTTTATAACTAAAAATAATATTAACAATCTTGATGCAGTTTGCTCGCACGGGCATACTATATTGCATCAGCCTAAAAATGGTGTTACATTGCAAATAGGAAATCTTCCATTTATAGCTAATATGGTAAGAAATACTGTGATTTACGATTTTAGAGTGCAAGATGTTGCTATGGGAGGGCAGGGAGCGCCCCTTGTACCTATAGGTGACAGGTTATTGTTTAGTGAATATGATTTTTGCCTTAATTTAGGTGGTTTTTCTAATATTTCTTTTGAGGAAGATGATGATAGAGTAGCATATGATATTTGCCCTGTAAATATAGTATTGAATTATTATGCAGGTATTTTAGGGTATGCTTATGATGATGGTGGTGCTATAGCAGCAACAGGTAGGGTAGTGCCCGAATTATTAGAATTACTCAATAATCTTGATTATTATAAAATGCCCTATCCTAAGTCATTAGGGTTTGAGTATGTAAAAGAGGTAGTATTACCTATTATGGAGCATAGCAATGGTGCTATAAAAGATAAGCTGTGCACATTTGCTACTCATAGTGCTGCTCAAATAGCGAAAGCGATTTTGAATAAAAAAGCAAATGGTAGTTTATTAGTAACAGGTGGCGGAGCTTATAATGATTTTCTAATTAATAAGCTTAAATATTTTTTACCATCTACAACTATTACTATACCAGACGATAAAACAATACAGTATAAAGAGGCATTAGTATTTGCCTTGCTAGGTGTTCTTAAATTGCGGAATGAAGTTAATGTTTTATGTAGTGTAACAGGAGCTAAAAGTAATCACAGTTCGGGTATTGTTATACAGCCTACAATACGCCCATTTTCTTAA